The nucleotide window AAAATCGAAtggtaagttatataaattacgtccgtttattgataatattttagataaatttcgtAATATAATGATGGATGAAAAACTCTCTGAAGATAAGCAAATAATTCCATTTAAAGGAAAATAGTCAATGAAGGTTTACGTACGAAAAAGCCCAAGAAGTGGGGGTATAAATGCTGTATGTTGTTCAATGAGAAGggaattctttataattttgaattataaagaaattccagtataaattttatactgGGAAAGCTCAGCATGACCCTTCTTTACCTGACGTGGTTGTTTGCGGAAATGTAGTTCTCCGATTGTCTAAAATTATATCAAGAAACTGAAACCGTACTTTACTTTGACAACTGGTTTACAGGCACCAACCTAGTGATAGCGTTTTGGTAAGTTGGGATAGAGTCATTAggtacaacccaccgggttggtctagtggttaacgccttcccaaatcagctgatttggaagtcgagagttccagcgttcaagtcctagtaaagccagctatttttacacggacttgaatactagatcgtggataccggtgttctttggtggttgggtttcaattaaccacacatctcaggtatggtcgaactgagaacgtaaagactacacttcattcacactcatacatatcatcttcattcatcctctgaagtattatctaaacggtagttaccggaggctaaacaggaaaaagaaaggaagagtCATTAGGTACAGTTAGATCAAACAGACTGCGTAGTTGTCAGTTTACTTGCgacaaagatatgaaaaaaagagGAAGGGTGCATGCAGTAGAAGAAGGAAACATTGTCAGTCAACGAACACTATCTTAGTGCAGTTAAACGGTATGATAATAAACCAGTTCATTTACTAAGTTGTTTTGTTCGAGCATATCCACTAACTAAAGCGAAACATTTTGacacaggaaaaaaataaaattgaagtcgACTGCCCTAGCATTGTGTTAGCATATAAGTGTATGGGAGGTGTAGACATATTGAACTCTCTAATTGCTTTGTGTAGAACTGAAATTCgaattaaaaaatggtatttacgtatttattttcatttaatggaCCAAATAactgttaattcttttttattatacaagaGAGACTACTTAGCattgaatttagaaaataagaaaCATCTCAGCTTATTTGAAATACATTCAAGGCTTGTGCAGCAGAAGCTTTTTGCTATTAGggaaaatcattcataaaaaaaaggaagacctAATGCAAATATTGAATTAAAGTTGGAACAGAAAGCAAAACGAGGACCAGTTCCGATAAAAGAGGTTCGGAGTGATGAGGTTGGTCACTGGCCTAATTTTGCAACTGAGAGAACaaggtgtaaatttaaaaaaatcaatttattaactttataattaaaataattcgggCAGTAGAAGGTTAATATTTATGATCAACATAATGATCGATgcgatttttttcaattatgtttggAAATTATGTGGTTGGTCTTCAGGTTATAAAAGTATAGGTGATTTgggaaaaaaatctttattcataaaatggtttattttctttaaattttattactttttaataattattttattgtactttttttacaaaatgtttgttcATAAGCGTAATGAATGCGCAATTAATTGTAATCTGTACAACTGTGACGGTGATCAGttaatgtgattttaaataatttagaaatacatgTTGACAGTCAATCTATTTGAAGTGACCTAATGGTGATTACTTgactaattcaaaaaaaaaactgaacttacccacttgttacctgcatgtctcaggaccttaaaaccaattttttttttaattttttatttaagcggtttacctgtggcggctatttttgttacggtgcgcacgcctatttttgtgattgtaagggtttatggaaaaaatcataactaaaaaacaggtcctggaaggatgaaacaaaaagcaatttaatcacattttctcaaggtaaaagattggtccattggtttatttacttatctctcttctttctatgagaaaattaccaataaagttaaacatgataaacagtgaaatttcactctTGGTAATTCTTTCGAGAGGTAGGGATGGCATACACACCGCCAACGATTAGTAGATGAACGCATTGTGACGGGAAATCTTGTGGAGTGGATGTTGGCCtctgaaaataactggaaatggTTCGCAAACTTCGCGAGAACAGTTCTCCGTACGAAGGTGGAGGAATATCGACGCCGGGGTTACTAGAGTGCTAAGTGTAGGGAAGGATGGACAGCCCCGTCTCGGAGGACCTGTATGCTTAGGTGTACGGGTTCctgtgaggggacggggactccatgggaaagccttcgcgaggggttaagttaagaccgagacccggccgaggGTGTTTGTTTTCTGGAGGTGCTTGCGCCCTTGGTGCTGGCACCTTTGGTTTGAggcaaggcataatgaccgaaACCCGGTTCCGGGGGGGGGGACGTAAAcaaaacactgtaagttgtgcaaatttgagatttttatcaccagccccatcagagttatttgaagccaaaatttggatttaaaaaaaaaattagtgttcaaaaattcataaaattttagttgaaagtatcaccattaatattactttaaaactactaacatataaaaaaataattcaaactgtgtatgccatccctgcttCTCGAAAGaaattaccaaaaatgaaatttcatcgtTTTTCATGTTCATCTTTATTggtggtaattttctcatagaaagaagagagataagtaaataaaccaATTGAACAGTCTTTTATCTTGAGAAAATgcgattaaattgctttttgtttcatactTCCAGAAccaattgttttttagttatgattttttccgtaaacccttacaatcacaaaaataagtgtgcgcaccgtaacaaaaatagCCACcgcaggtaaactgcttaaataaaaaatttaagaaaagattagttttaaggtcctgaaacatgtagtaTACAAGTgtagtaaagtttaatttttttttttgaattggtgaAACAGCAAACTTAAGTTTTTTTGGGACAATTCAAATTGTTAccctgttaataattaatttacatgtacAAGCAGATAGATGTAGTTAACATGCTAAGCATCATGCatcgtgtattttattttttctcattctgtTTTACTCGCTTGtcgttctattttaatattattttcctttgggAATTAGTTCAAATTCTTTAATCCcccgtttttaaatttattggttttattagttaaatttaaacatattaatcagATTAAGGCCTATAACATGATAATTAGGTcgtataattattgttttgtttaggtgctatattactcttttttttcctatttaaattctattactacttttttttattttgcattacttttctttatatttttattttattacagcgtgtaaggttgtaaataattttgtgtatttttctgttatttttaagaataaattgtaagatatttaaaaattgttttctttctgtAGAAAGTTCTTGTtatctttttaatgatattaaatttgttCCCATAGTTTTCTATGAATCTTTTCATGATATCTAGTCTATTTGAtgcataaacattttaattttttttcggaataaataagtaaagaaaaaagttaggtTTGTACATTTGCTGTGCtttactgtttattgttttatttcataaatcagtttatttatttgatcagCATGAATGTTTAGACCTTATTACTTACAATAATTGATAATCCTTAAACtaagttcataaataaatttaataaatacgatttactttagttctataaaataaaattgtaatttttataaagatcgTAACTAAAAgtgtatgaattttgaaaaattaggtgTTGGCATTAGATCCTTTAAGAATCTCACCTGTAGTtaacgtttaatttatttcttaaaagatacatattacttaataattactgTTACATTTCCCTGTGTTTACATCAACTACGAATGCGTATTCTACACGCTTTCCGATTTATTTTTGGTCCGCTTCGATAACAGGTTTACTCGTGCGTGTGAAAGGCTAATGCATTCAAGTTATTAAATGGCACTCTGTTTTAATGGCacagatttttaaaggaaaatgttaTCTAGAAGTTGTTTCGTGATAATTCTATGCGGTCTAGTAGGATTAAGTTTCGGTCGATGGTAAAGACGACCGTTTATTGGATACAGCTGTTTGCTGAGATCGCACCGGACGTTGAACCACCAATCACAGACGAACACGGCCTGACTGAACTGAGTTCCGTTGGGACACAGGAAACTCGCTTGTCGACCGTCTATATCGCAGTAGTGCCACGCTTGACATCTTGTTTCTGTGTCCGCAAAGAAACCCGGATACGGTTGTTCGTCGCAGTAGAAGTCTGTGTAAGGAACCTCTGCTAGAACCGGATAATCTGTACCCGGTCGacctgaaaaaatataaagaaattattttaaaatatttcacccgtttttaattttactattatcaaaaaaataaataaaatgccaaGTATAGCTTTTTGtattatcttttgttattttaagaattgagacacaataatactaatactgCTGTTTCTGCAGTCAATAAGTGGTTTATCAGCCAATTTTgctaattctttcatttttacattttcgaTTTACGGTATTATCGTAATAATGTTTCTTagtgaaaactaaaatattaatgaacagaCAATTTAACTTGCTATAATCATATCATTAGTGGATCATTATAGaagtttaatatttgttactCGTTTGCCCTTACActaaatactttgaaaaaagtttttattaatttctttattaatttgctTAACAGTTAACCGTTGTTATTTTATCAACGAGAATTTTCCGTTGTTTTGAATTTGACCTCGACCACGTTTCCTGTTAACGGAATGTACAAGTAGACTCCAAAGACAAATGgactatttgtttatttgtattatatttttctgaaatatacattactttaattagttaattttactgTAGGTTTTTAGAGAAGCCTTATAAAAGCAACCACCCACCTCTTGTTTTCATACGAATTATtggatttttcattatttatatgatttcctagaaccgattttaatgagatttttaaaattataataatattgtgtaattCAGGGGGATAATATTAAACTATTGAGTCATTCTTTCAAGTTTTGACAGGTGAACGTGTGTCGTGCTCTGTGCCGTCTACGGAATGCTAGTCATTGCACCTTGCAGCTCGGTAGTGATTGTACGTTACAATCTAGGCCTCGAATTAAAGAGCATCCGGTTAACTTGTGTTCTGTATTTGTCCTTCtggtttttaacagttttttttgcagttgtagtcacaatcgataaaaaaaattgttacgaaaTTGAGATTATTCTATTACGAATTGATTAATCGAATtcggtttaattttttgtcttttaggataaaagacaaaaaatttttgtatacatttgtacattaaatttttttatacattttgtactttttgtatacatttcttttttgttgaaaaaattatgatttaactgATATTCATAgatctacattttatttgttttttgattgtAACGAATTTTAATCAATCAACATTCTGTAATTTtacgtaatgtaatttttattatctctgtATTTAGTTAGAATGACAGTTTTTCTAGTACATAAACATACATTTGCGTTCACTTGTTGTATTTTTGGGGGTTTGTTTAAAGTACATTTGTTATTTGGTGATAAGTAATCTTAaaacctgtgtttttttttaaattacaaaattcagtgTTCAATTATCGATGAGGTTCAGTGAGAGTTTTTTTGAgcttcatgttatttattttatgtttctgtttAGATGCGTTCAAACTCGAAtctgtaaattcattttaaaattatggacgttctttttattgaaacgggagattttaaaaatttgttttattttgcgaGTATATCTAATATAACcgcaaaatatgtaatatttaggTTTGTTTGGTCACAATAGATACTTCTTTCTCTAACATTTGTTAATAATGAATAGCATTTTGAAGTGTAGGACGAGTGATAGCGTGCCTTTGCGATTTAAGCATTTACAAAAATAGCGAGAGTTTTACGGTTACACAACGGTCGTTTCGACGTCACTTCAGGAATGATAGGAATGTCATCTTTACCATTATGGTCTAGACGCTGGATTTTGAATAAAACTGTTCAGCGATGAACACGAAGCCTTTAGCTAAACAAGTAATGTAGTACCcctgaaaaaataagttttcggTCGTGAGTACTGCAGTCTGCCTGTCGTCATTGATTTGACTTTAAGATCAGTatttaaagaattcttaaaaaggATTTATACTTGCAtccgtataaaattttaaagtagtgTAGGCTTTAAATGCTGTTGATCGagttatggtggccctctgccctgtttcagatgcagaagcgtaagtgtgcacgaaatgaactagaagtgctctcatttcagccatcggaccgtttccctgtgttatggcggctcggaggttcgtaagaccttaactaaaggatgccctcagggcactGTTCTGAGTCCCAATCTTAGGATCGTAGAATTCGATAAAATGTTGCGTTAAAGGTTGCCATGCGTGGTCGTTTCGTCGTTTATGCTGACGCGCTGCTagtgattgaaggggattcgcgtaacgaggtagagttccgagcAGCTCGTGCTTGTGAAACACTTCGACTGTGGAGtttccaacataagatgattttcagcccagcgaaaaccacaatgatgttggtTAAGGGCTGATTGGTTGATTTTcgacgaatccgggttcggatggtTGGTCTctccattcggtacgttacgaatcaaaaatacctgggttttatccttgatgagaattttcggttcaaggaacatcttcAGTATGTAGAAAAAAAGGCCGCtaatgctttttatggaatccgtagagtcattcatcccgatcaggggttgaattaccgtaccatgcgtattctttacaaaggtgtcagcgaagctattatgctgtatgctgcgcctgtctgggctcaccgcatagCTTTTTGGTACTGCTGTTATAGGCGGTTGTagacagtctcgcgggaggcagtttgtgttatagccggagtcaaaccaatagatatcttggttAATGAaggtaaggaacgctacatttccaaagtaaataacctattgacgtcagagcgaaagcaggagattgaagaccgggtcCTTGCGTCTTGGCACGTCAGGTAGGACGattcccccacaggtcgctacacgcaagGTATATTTCCTGTAGTGTCTAATTTATGTACGATTAGATTGGTCTCCCCTAATCGGTATATCACCCAGTTTCTCTCCGGggatggtgcctttcgggcgagtttggctaggtttcgtttgttGGATTCGAGTCAATGTCCGGATTGCGGGaatgatgatacagtggaccacgtcctctacgtctgtccccgatacgaggtcgaacgttcacgagctgttagagAACTTGAgggaatacattcctttctgaatctccgtattaactggatgatccgcgaggagtagtctatagtggctggttttcttcgcgcttTTGCGGTGTGTaagtctgcagagggagtttaattgaGTTACTCGATCGGTAGGATGCCGGGtagctagggttccggcttaggtattggattggttggaggtaggcgcatcggcatcgtgccacggttatattggtattgtttgtgattcgatttggggtgCAGGGTGCTTGACCTGTGAGGTCATCAACACAAGACAACGTTTGGCCCGGAAAAGACCACAATGATGCTCCTCAATGTTTGACAGTGAGTCGGCGTATCTGTGTTTCGATGGCAGACCAGCGTAAATACCTTGgtgtgtttcttgatgagaaacttcAATTTAAGAAgctgttatgttttgttttataaattatgtttttcttgtttgttttgtttttttgcaatgttactttattgttattgttccatgtaatatatttttatgtttcatgttgtgtgttgaactcacttttacttCCTATGGGTAgatagttcagttcctttgtttagttaagtcCTTTCAGCCTTACTTTAGAGtctgtaagatgtgttttgtttttagttgattaaatagtagtacatcgATGGGGATGTCACTCGTGGCATCTTGATCAAGGGCACTGGAATTTGTCAAAAGCCGAgatttcgaagatgacctccggtaaagcccacaTTAGCTATGAATGGAGGGGGTTATAGGGATATGTTCAAATGGTCGAAAGAATTTTCGGTCTTAAACGGTGCAGAATCTCGTAATCAGTCCAGAAATAGTTAACAAGACGGGCGTACCGCATACTATTGGTTATCCAAATAAGGAATTGATGAATGCGCTCCAACGATTGTTTCCAGACACGAAGATATTTCTCGGTCCGGGAGATTGTCGGATCTCACAGCACGTGTTTTTTTGAGGACCTATTTGAAGATCAAGGTATCCTTCGTTACGCAATTTCCATAATTATTCTGGATGTGTTACATGGTGTCGCAAAACAGAAATTCGACTTGAAGAATTtgtgtatgaaaatgataataatctTCAGTTTGTAATGTTCAGAATTTAGAATGATTTCAGACGTAATAAGTAGCCAATAAAGATTTTTAgatgtataaatgtttttaaaaatgtatcaaattttttaaaaccgcTCACccactgtatttttaattttttatatttgtaggaCGCTGAATTTCAATCTTCGGTAATAATTTGCAATGATGTGCAGCTATTAAATATCGTAAATATTGTAGTATTTATTGGAGTagtaaaaagaattgtttaattttatactggaacaaaatttttcatctcagtcgaattacaatatttattggaATAAGGAATAAACACTatctaatatattagttttaaatatatttgtgtattgtttttattataatatattatattactgtgtTGCTGTATTAGCTGAATTAAAAAACATAGTGCTTTATACCGAAATCTATTGATATAATACAATGTTTCTCGactgttttttaaaagtaaattcagtttaaaggaaatatttacgCGACAAATCATATTGccgatatacttttttttatatttactcgtTCGTCTTCAGTTCGTATTTTTAAACTtagattaattgaaatatttactcTGTATTACTACAAAGcgaataatgatataattatgatATTCAGGCCGATATCACCTTTTCGTATGGAGGATTAATCCTGCTGTCGGTCATGAACAAACCTTGGCCTAATCTGGTCAGTTGAAATAGTACTACCGTCcagtgattaatttaattaaaactggtaATTTAGTCTACGAAgtccgtttttttttaaaactgtcgtGAAAATGAAGCAGATCGTTACGCATATTTGTtcgtaattattaaaatgtatttaattaatattttggaataaattaatttaattaaaggtaaaaaaaggaaacgTGTACAAGTAGTTTGGAATTCTACATTAATTGGCCAGTCGTTGTTTATTTGCAGTTTTGACGTTATTGAGTATCGTGTGACCATTTTTGAACAgctgattattttcatttactgttaattatttttgtcacTAAGTGTAACGTTACCCGTTGAGAATATTTATGATTTGTGCGgacctttctttattttccttattcTCCAAGAGTTGACTAAATCTGCTCCCTACgccttattttactatttacataatTGTGCTGAACGTGTTAGGTGAATCTCCTTCGATACAGAGTAACGCTTATAGTTTCCGTaatgattgttttaattaattatacttttgatTACTATAgtgatttctcttttattaaaaaaaaaacacaaaaacgaataatgtacacacacacacacacacacacacacacacacacatacacacatacaactTTGTAAAGagagtatataataatatttactgtaataaactTATCCCTCCTTTTTCTTTGTAAGCTTGGTagaagctttttattttttacaacggTTATGTTATTTTCGAGAATGACttgagtaatataataaattgccCATAACTCTACaatgaagctt belongs to Lycorma delicatula isolate Av1 chromosome 1, ASM4794821v1, whole genome shotgun sequence and includes:
- the LOC142334281 gene encoding uncharacterized protein LOC142334281; translated protein: MPTYYNKLLIYFTVITLYAHNGDGVEEGLRRKRPRAPAAPDLDNSPVQTIEERNRPTGKPTSLPPGFLSPSVLEYLELGKSIPGRPGTDYPVLAEVPYTDFYCDEQPYPGFFADTETRCQAWHYCDIDGRQASFLCPNGTQFSQAVFVCDWWFNVRCDLSKQLYPINGRLYHRPKLNPTRPHRIITKQLLDNIFL